From the genome of Candidatus Obscuribacterales bacterium:
GTTCCTGAGGATGGAAGATTGGATGCCATGGAAAATAGGAGGGTGAAGGAATGCGATCGCAGTTCACGACTAGCCTAGGCTACAGGGCCATAGACAGCAGCTACGGACAAGTCGTAGGTCTTAACATCCTAGCGATGCCTTACCTATGATCATTGAGGATGGCTAGTGGGCAGAATTAGGTAAGTTAGATGACGAGAGTTTGTGATCGTTAAACGTTTGCTGATCAAAGAAATAAACGCTTCGAATAGGATAAGGAATACTCAGATCGGCTGCATCACAGGCGGCCTTGAGCGCCATGATAACCTGCGATCGCGTTTGACGCATATGTACCGCTTGGGGCAACGACCAATAGCGCACCACCAGGTCAATAGAACTATCGCCAAAGCCCACTAAGTCAACCTCTACTGGCGGATGATTCAGCACACCCTCCACCTCAGCTAAGGCCGTCTGGAGAAGTTGCCGGGCTCGGGGCAGTGGGGTGTTGTAATCGAGCCCAATGGCTAAATCCGTGCGGCGTGCGGGGCGATCGGTGAGCACCTGAACAGCGCTGGTAAACACGATCGCATTGGGAATCACCACCCGCTCTCCTTGGTAGGTACGAATTTCGGTAGATCGCACATTAATGGCTTCCACCGTGCCTTCAAAATCCGCCACAATAATTTGA
Proteins encoded in this window:
- a CDS encoding mechanosensitive ion channel family protein; protein product: MSDLIQTIQSSLLALVGRGVQIIPALIAAIAVLLATRYGAIPIKRVTKATLEKLVSSPSLRALFIQLVSVALWGTGILVACILLFPDLGLGDLIALLGLGSVAIGFAFQDIFKNFLAGVLLLLNEPFRLNDQIIVADFEGTVEAINVRSTEIRTYQGERVVIPNAIVFTSAVQVLTDRPARRTDLAIGLDYNTPLPRARQLLQTALAEVEGVLNHPPVEVDLVGFGDSSIDLVVRYWSLPQAVHMRQTRSQVIMALKAACDAADLSIPYPIRSVYFFDQQTFNDHKLSSSNLPNSAH